AAAGCGGACTGGCAGCCGTAGCCAAAATCTGCGCTTTTACCGATAGGGCGATAGGTTTGGTAATGCGCCCTAACTCGGTAGCCTGGTTGCTGATCACCTCTGGCAGATCGGGAGCGGCCTGTTCAAGCAGGCGCACCATGTAGTTCACCACCGAATCTACCGGTGCCCTTTTAATATCTACATCCTCCTGCGAACTGGTGATAGGCAGGTTTTTATCGATGATAGGGATGGCGCCATACATCCTGAACAGGTAAAAATGATAGTACGCTTTCAGGAATTTAACCTCGGCTATCCAGCGTTTCTTTTCACCGGCAGTCAGGTCGGTAGGCTTGTCGATATTCTCGAGCATTGTATTGCAGCGGCGCAGGGCTTTAAAGGTTGATTGGCCACCGTTTTCGCCGTTCCAATAATTTAAGCCGGGGTTTTGGGTATTCTGTGTTCCGCGGATGAGGTTAAAGCCGGTTGGGTCGATGCCCTGGTTATCGCTCAGGTTATTAGGAAAAATTACCTCGCCCGAATTGGTGAAGCCGCCATCGTTTTGCGGGTAGCGTAGCTGCTGTAAAGTAGCGTAGCAGGTAAAGAGGTAATTTTCGGCCTCGTTGCGGTTGAGGAAGGCGTAATCTATGGTTCCTACGTTATCGGGGGTAACATCAAGGTATTTCTTGCAACCAAGGAAACCTGTTGCCAGTAATGCGACCAATATGTATTTGAAGTGTATTTTCATATCAAATTAATGTCTTTGTTAAATATTACAGGTTCACGTTAAGGCCTACGTTAAATACTTTTTGCACCGGGTAGGCAAAGGCATTCCCTCCCTGTTCCGGATCCCAGAGTTTGAAAGGGCTCCAGGTAAGCAGGTTAAGCCCGTTAAAATAAATCCTCGCTTTTTTAACATTGAGCGCCTTGGTCCATTGCGTTGGTAAGGAATAGCCGAACTCTATTGATTTAAGGCGAAGAAAACTACCATCGCGCAGCCACCATGAACTTGACTGGCGGTTATTTTCAATCACCGCGCCATCCGGCCCCAGCCTTGGATAAAGGGCGTAAAGGTTCTGGTTATCTTCCGACCAATGATCATCGGCATAAGCTTTCAATAACTGCGTATTACCGGTAAAGTACGAATCCGGGCTTTTGATAAACGGCGCTGTACGGGCAGCATCACTCATGAAAGAAACCTTGGCCTGTCCCTGGAAAAATCCCGACAGGTCGAAGTTTTTATAGGTAGTGGATATACCGAAACCGTAAACTATTTGCGGGATGCCCGGATTGCCCAAAAAAGTTTGATCCGCACCATCAATTTTTCCGTCGCCGTTCAGGTCGCGGTATTTGATATCGCCGCTCTTGGGAGAGTAATAGCCCATAAATTGACATAAAAAATACGTATCTTTATGGAGATGAACATAATAGAGACGATTAATAAATTTCCGGATCAAGCTACCTGTATAAACTATCTTGAGCACATAAGGTGGCAGGCAGAGCCTACATGCCCTTATTGTGGGGGGAAGCGAAGCAGTAAACGTACAGCCACCCATCGGCATCAATGCCATGAGTGCAATCGCAGCTACAGTGTATTGGTCGGGACTATTTTCGAAGATACGAAGCTGCCTTTACCCCAATGGTTCCTGGCTATTAGTTTAATCTTGAATGCTAAAAAAGGCTTATCTGCCCGCCAACTTGCCAGGGATTTAGGTATCAACCGAAAAACAGGCTGGTATTTACAGATGCGTATCCGTAAAGCGATGCAGGAAGGAGAAGATAAAGACCTTTTTAATGGGATAGTTGAAATAGATGAGACCTATCTGGGCGGGGCAATGCGTAATCACTCAAAGAAAAAACGGGATGAGCGCAAAGAAAAGGGGACCCAGGTTACCGGGATGGAACATAAGCAACCGGTTATTGGCTTATTGGAGCGAAACGGAAGGATAAAATTAAAGGTGATAGAAAAGGCAAATAAAGTCAATATAAAGCCGGTTATAGCCGAAACTGTGAGTGCTGATGCGAAAATAGTCACAGATGGCTTTGGGGCTTATAGAGGATTGGATAAACTACATCAGGAGCACCATGAGGCAGGCATCTGTTATCGCATCGCTTTAACCGGTAACGCTCCGTATCTGGTTTGAATTTATTGACATTTGTCACAGTGATTTGGTTACAAATGTCTTTTTTCTACTGCCGGGAACTCGTCAACTTTGAACAATAACAGATAACAAAAAAATGAAGTTAATAAACAAAGTTGCCGTTGTTACCGGAGGTAATAGCGGGATAGGATTCGGCGTAGCCGAGGCATTAAAGAACGAAGGTGCCACTGGTGTGATTACGGGAAGGAACCAGGCCACGCTTGACAGCGCTGCAAAACAATTGGGTGATGGATTTATCGGATTAAAAGGCGATGTGACCAATTTAGACGATCTGGAGAATGTGTTCAGGATAACGGCCGAAAGATTCGGTAAGATCGATACGCTTGTAGTGAATGCCGGTGGCATTGTTGACGGGCAGAAAATGTCAGGAATAGATGATGTGACCGAGGAAAACTATGACCTTTATATGGACCTTAACCTTAAAAGTACCTATTTTTCGGTGAAAAAAGCTTTGCCTTACCTGAATGACGGGGCATCCGTTATCCTTATCGGGTCAAGCGCTGCCCACCGTGCAGCGCCCGGCATGACTATTTACGGCGCTGCCAAGGCCGCCGTGATTTCGCTTGCCAAAGGCTTATCACTTGATCTCCTTTCAAGAAGGATCAGGGTAAACACCTTGTCTCCGGGATCAATCGACACCCCGGTATTTGGAAAGATAGTACCGGACGAACAGGTGGACTTTGTTAAGAAAATGTGGGTTGATATAACACCTGTTGGCAGGATGGGCACATCCGGCGACATTGGCAAAGCTGCCGCTTTCCTGGCATCAGATGATTCCGCCTTTATCGTTGGTACAGAAATTTTATCAGATGGCGGGCTGACCAATATCAATTTAATGAAATAATCATCCCACGGGCGGCATTATTGTGCCGCCCGTAATTCCACAGCTAACACCTAATTCGCTTTAGC
The sequence above is a segment of the Mucilaginibacter celer genome. Coding sequences within it:
- a CDS encoding IS1595 family transposase — translated: MEMNIIETINKFPDQATCINYLEHIRWQAEPTCPYCGGKRSSKRTATHRHQCHECNRSYSVLVGTIFEDTKLPLPQWFLAISLILNAKKGLSARQLARDLGINRKTGWYLQMRIRKAMQEGEDKDLFNGIVEIDETYLGGAMRNHSKKKRDERKEKGTQVTGMEHKQPVIGLLERNGRIKLKVIEKANKVNIKPVIAETVSADAKIVTDGFGAYRGLDKLHQEHHEAGICYRIALTGNAPYLV
- a CDS encoding SDR family oxidoreductase, translated to MKLINKVAVVTGGNSGIGFGVAEALKNEGATGVITGRNQATLDSAAKQLGDGFIGLKGDVTNLDDLENVFRITAERFGKIDTLVVNAGGIVDGQKMSGIDDVTEENYDLYMDLNLKSTYFSVKKALPYLNDGASVILIGSSAAHRAAPGMTIYGAAKAAVISLAKGLSLDLLSRRIRVNTLSPGSIDTPVFGKIVPDEQVDFVKKMWVDITPVGRMGTSGDIGKAAAFLASDDSAFIVGTEILSDGGLTNINLMK